CTTATAGGCACGCTGCACTGTATTCGGGTTGATTTTGAGCTGATTGGCCAACTCCCGTCTAGATGGGATGACATGCCCTGGCGCAAACGAACCTTTTGCAATTTGTTCCTTAAAATGACGGATAACCTGCACATATACAGGATCCCGGTTATTGAATTTCACATCCACCTTGTTCAGCTCCTTTCGTGTATTATCCACTTAATACACTATCCGCAAAAAAATTCGTCGAACCGTACTCTGTACTAACTACTTAATACAGTATGCACAAAAAAATGTATTAAGCACTTCATACACCTAATAAGTGTATTATGTGGTTAATACATCCTTTTGTCAATATTTTTTTACAGGTAATCATTAACAGATGTTTTCGGATAATCCGATTTAATCCATTCATGGTCATTCGAAAGTTTTTCATCGCTTATAAGGAAATATTGATAATGGACTCGATCTCCCTGATCCGGAACCGGGTCATTCCATGTAATATCGAGGTGATACCACTGTCCATCCACTTTCACCAAATTCCAGGCATGTGGTCCGCCTGCATTACCGACAACATATTTCGCCTCGATACCGAGCGCTTCAAACATTAATAACGCGGCCAGTGCATATCCTTCACAGACACCTTCCCCATTCATTAAAACAGAATACGGTGTATGCGGATTCGCTTTACTGTCCACATTGTACGCTGTATGCACGACTAAATAATCGTTCACAAATTTCACTTTCTCCGATGTCGTTGCGTTCTCCGGAATTGTACTTATAATTTGGTCGATTTTCCCTAGCACAATGGCATTTTCTTCTGCTGTTAAATCATAGTTTACCGTTGCATGCCATTCGACTTTATTGCCATAGTATTTGGCGCGTGTTGAAAACTCGCCCATAACCGCCCATAAATACGGTTCATTTATTTCCAGCCATGCAAATACTTCATCAATAGTCGTTTCAAAATCAGAGACATCCCCCTCATAGTAAACCGTAAACTGATGTTCAAACTGCGACATATGGTGGGCGATTGCCTGACCTAACTGCTCCACATTTGTCACTGCCTGCGGTAAATCTTTTACATCGTAAACCGGAACAACCTTCTTATTCGCCAAATCCTGAAATTTAAAGCTTTGCAGTTTATTTTCACCTTGCATAAAGCTTGTCACGATCTGATCGATTTTATCTTCCAAGTTAACATTCAGTTTTAGTTGAATGTTTTCGTCAACTGTCGGCAATGTCAATGAAGAGGCTTTTACTTCATCCTTCAAAATTCCTCCTGAAAGAATTGTCGCAATAAGAAAAAGACACGTAAATAACCCTTTTGAATACGTTAATGCGCTTGCATACAGTTTTGTAAAAGGATTTCTCGTCATACGATTTAATTCTGTATTTGCTTTCAGTTCGAACTTATCTCTGTCTCTGGAGGCAAATAATCGATTTGGTTTAGATGTCACGTTATTATAAACACTTTTATATACGTCATAAAGCTGTTGCTTATTGCCTTTTGCCAATTTAATTTGTTTAAAATTCTGCCTGATTCCTTTTCTTATACGGCTCCGAATATATAATTGAGCGGTAAAGGAACGAAACAGCTTTATAAAAATTACTAGGACGATTAGAAAAATGATTGAAAAAATAATTAAATTACTCATATTACCCCCTACTAATTTTACTTATTTCTATATTACTTAATTATAGTTTCAAATGATAAATAATATGCATGACATTCTCATAAATAGTCCTTGTGCTATTTTTCTTACCTCTTATTTATAGATTAGCTTTATAGTAAATGAATTTTCCGAAAACGATTTACTTCCACAGTATAAAAGTGTAAAATTACACTAATAGGGTATCATTACTTTTATTGAAAGAGGTGATTGTGTGGAAAGAGATCCAGAGATGCTGGAGCGGATTGCGGCTTTGGAACAGGAAGTACGCTCATTAAAAACAGAAGTACAGCATTTAAAGAAGCATGTAAAAATTGAGCAGATTGTACCCATAAAAAATGAACCGGTAAAACCTTTTGTACGGAAAAATCTCCCTTTACCAAGTACGGTTGCGGTTCCTAAGGAAGACCCTATTCCGGAAAAGGAAAAGCGGTCACTCGAAGAATTGTTTACTCGCGCATTACCGCGAATCTTTACGGTCATTTTAGTGCTCGGTGTCCTTTGGGGCTTGAAACTTGTTAGTGATTATGGTTTCTTATCTGATAGCGTCAAAATTATTGCCGGCTTTGTATTATCGATCGGTCTTGGCGCATGTGCCTATTATATGGAGAAAAAGGAAAAAGGGTCGCGGGTTGTCGCGTTATCGCTTTACGGTGGTGCCTTCATTGTCGGGATATTAACAACTGCTGCGGGGGCCATTTTATATGACGTGCTTAGTTTATATGTAGCACTGATTTTTGCACTAATTTACATTGTATACGGAGTTTTCATCAGCTATGTTAAAGGAAATGAAGCATTGACAGCACTCGTTGTCTTTACGTCATTATTACTGCCGTATTTACTGGAATACATGCAGTTTAGCGGAATCATTATCGGCATTTTCGTCGTGTTGCTGTTCGCCGTTGTGCAAGTCGTTATTTTAAAGCATACACAGCGTAGAGCACTTTATATCGGGACCGCTTTTTCAGTTTTAGCACTGGCGGTGGTTTCAATATTCCATGATGAACGACTCGTCTTTTTTGCATTTGCGATCATTGCGGTTTTCAGTCTGTTTCTCTTAAGTTTCTTAAGGTTATATTCTAGTAATAGTAAATTGCATGCTAGTTTACTATTCACCTTTACTGTCATCATCTT
Above is a window of Solibacillus isronensis DNA encoding:
- a CDS encoding transglutaminase domain-containing protein, whose protein sequence is MAKGNKQQLYDVYKSVYNNVTSKPNRLFASRDRDKFELKANTELNRMTRNPFTKLYASALTYSKGLFTCLFLIATILSGGILKDEVKASSLTLPTVDENIQLKLNVNLEDKIDQIVTSFMQGENKLQSFKFQDLANKKVVPVYDVKDLPQAVTNVEQLGQAIAHHMSQFEHQFTVYYEGDVSDFETTIDEVFAWLEINEPYLWAVMGEFSTRAKYYGNKVEWHATVNYDLTAEENAIVLGKIDQIISTIPENATTSEKVKFVNDYLVVHTAYNVDSKANPHTPYSVLMNGEGVCEGYALAALLMFEALGIEAKYVVGNAGGPHAWNLVKVDGQWYHLDITWNDPVPDQGDRVHYQYFLISDEKLSNDHEWIKSDYPKTSVNDYL